Proteins encoded together in one Catalinimonas alkaloidigena window:
- a CDS encoding mechanosensitive ion channel family protein — translation MGDIDFNIDRIWELVQVYGLKLIMAVVTLIVGLAIIKFLVNTFRNTMIKRNVDASLTPFLTSMLKALLQVALVITVATMIGIEMTSFIAVLGAAGLAVGLALQGSLQNFAGGVLILLLRPFKVGDYIVANGTGGSVREIQIFHTVLKTPDNVTIYMPNGPLANTEITNYSVEAQRRVDFVFGIGYGDDIDKARRIINEVIDADARFLSEPARQVVVSELADSSVNFTVRVWANASDYWGLKFDTTEKIKKEFDRQGINIPFPQRDVHIYQHTVPANGNGTSQEKPTVG, via the coding sequence ATGGGAGACATTGACTTTAACATCGATCGCATCTGGGAATTGGTGCAGGTCTACGGCCTCAAACTCATTATGGCGGTCGTTACGCTGATCGTCGGACTGGCCATCATCAAGTTCCTGGTCAATACCTTTCGGAATACGATGATCAAACGAAACGTCGACGCTTCGCTGACGCCGTTTCTGACCAGCATGCTCAAGGCGCTGCTGCAAGTCGCGCTGGTGATTACGGTCGCCACGATGATCGGGATCGAGATGACCTCGTTCATTGCCGTATTGGGCGCTGCCGGCCTGGCCGTGGGACTGGCGCTGCAGGGATCGTTGCAGAACTTTGCGGGGGGCGTGCTGATTTTGTTGCTGCGCCCATTCAAGGTCGGTGACTACATTGTGGCGAACGGCACCGGGGGCTCAGTCCGCGAGATCCAGATTTTCCATACCGTACTGAAAACGCCCGACAACGTCACGATCTACATGCCGAACGGTCCGTTGGCGAATACGGAAATCACCAACTATTCGGTGGAGGCACAGCGACGTGTGGACTTTGTGTTCGGCATCGGCTACGGAGACGACATCGACAAGGCACGCCGGATCATCAACGAGGTGATCGACGCCGACGCGCGTTTTCTGAGCGAACCGGCGCGACAGGTGGTGGTGTCTGAGCTTGCCGACAGTTCCGTCAACTTTACCGTCCGGGTTTGGGCCAACGCGTCCGACTACTGGGGCCTGAAATTCGATACGACCGAGAAAATCAAGAAAGAATTCGATCGGCAGGGCATCAACATTCCGTTTCCGCAGCGTGATGTGCACATCTACCAGCACACCGTGCCGGCTAACGGCAACGGCACTTCGCAAGAGAAACCCACCGTGGGATAA
- a CDS encoding transporter, with product MNRLSTYFFTRRAVGYAGLLLVLPFLAVAQTPSDAWMMKQGQACLALTYDYGAFDRYWEGTYLRSNETIATVSRQTAMGMVALGLTDKLNAYVGVPYIHTQSSEPNGGKFQGASGFQDLTLALKYEFIRKVMGPGKLSLFAAGGYAAPISRYLSDYRPYSLGNGTTEWSLRGMANYRSNLGLYGQAMAGYLARGLTKAERDYYYNNGSYYTAWMDVPSAWEYNLAAGMWLMKNSLKLEVGYYALRSTSGDDIRAYNAAQPTNRVDFSQARFSAQYYFKSVKGLGLLAYSSQVLEGRNTGKLALVGGGLTYQFPVWQ from the coding sequence ATGAACCGACTTTCTACCTACTTTTTTACCCGGCGGGCTGTGGGCTACGCCGGACTTTTGCTGGTGCTTCCGTTTCTGGCAGTGGCACAGACGCCTTCCGATGCCTGGATGATGAAACAGGGACAGGCCTGCCTCGCGCTGACCTACGACTACGGCGCTTTCGATCGCTACTGGGAGGGCACCTACCTGCGGTCCAACGAAACCATCGCGACTGTTTCCCGCCAGACGGCAATGGGCATGGTGGCCCTCGGCCTCACGGATAAGCTGAATGCCTACGTGGGCGTGCCCTACATCCATACGCAATCGTCGGAGCCGAACGGCGGAAAATTCCAGGGTGCGTCGGGTTTTCAGGACCTGACGCTCGCACTGAAGTATGAATTCATCCGAAAAGTAATGGGCCCGGGCAAGCTTTCCCTGTTCGCGGCGGGGGGATACGCCGCGCCCATCTCCCGTTACCTCTCCGACTACCGACCCTACAGTCTGGGCAACGGCACCACCGAATGGAGCTTGCGCGGTATGGCGAACTACCGGTCCAACCTGGGCCTGTACGGACAAGCCATGGCCGGCTACTTAGCCCGGGGGCTGACCAAAGCGGAGCGGGATTATTATTACAACAACGGCAGCTACTATACGGCCTGGATGGACGTTCCCAGCGCCTGGGAGTACAACCTGGCGGCGGGCATGTGGCTGATGAAGAATTCCCTGAAACTGGAAGTCGGTTACTACGCGCTACGCTCCACAAGCGGCGACGACATTCGCGCTTACAATGCGGCCCAGCCCACCAACCGTGTTGACTTCAGTCAGGCGCGCTTTTCGGCGCAGTATTATTTCAAATCCGTCAAAGGACTAGGGCTGCTGGCGTATTCGTCGCAGGTCCTGGAGGGTCGCAACACCGGCAAACTCGCCCTGGTGGGCGGCGGCCTCACCTACCAGTTTCCCGTCTGGCAATAA
- a CDS encoding phosphatase PAP2 family protein: MKTHRSLYTLLAGSLLLISSCEQPDLPQYAAYSAYEFATLDEDGGSWQPILLTDPEQITVDAPAAVQSVAYQQELADLHATMANLSDAQRNAVTYWTNNPVVRWNEIALELIAKYNLIPGPNADGTYTLPNLASPEGPSPFPFAHPPYAVRALAYLSVAQWDGLITAWHYKYTYQRPAPAQVDPTLHSAYATTALPAYPSEGAVVAVVSQAVLSAMFPLEKEYLRAKAQEHLESLRWAGVNVASDITAGQHIGTEIATLALERAATDGMKFAQCSRAVSDSIAQAAFDRFGWKWENIEEPARPVGLAPLLCNVKMWNVPHVTDVRPGPPPAPGSAEYEANIRELIDIADHLTVEQRRIANFWQDGLGTYTPPGHWNKIAKDFVLQYRLNPLRTARTFAYLNEAMMDAGVACWDAKYYYHYPRPIQQIPGFKTIAGTPNFPSYTSGHSVFSAAGAEVLAYLFPPEADKVRNWALEAAISRVYGGIHYRFDAEVGTDMGIETADYTLAKARTDGAD; this comes from the coding sequence ATGAAAACGCATCGTTCTCTATACACCCTTCTGGCAGGCAGTCTTTTGTTGATTTCGTCGTGCGAACAACCCGACCTGCCCCAGTACGCCGCCTATTCGGCGTACGAATTTGCCACCCTCGATGAAGACGGAGGCTCCTGGCAACCCATCCTCCTGACCGATCCGGAACAGATTACGGTCGATGCCCCCGCCGCGGTGCAATCGGTCGCTTACCAGCAGGAACTGGCCGACCTGCACGCCACCATGGCAAACCTGAGCGACGCCCAACGAAATGCTGTGACGTACTGGACCAACAACCCGGTGGTCCGCTGGAACGAAATTGCGCTGGAACTCATCGCGAAATACAACCTGATTCCGGGTCCTAATGCCGACGGCACCTATACCCTTCCCAATCTGGCCTCGCCCGAAGGCCCTTCGCCTTTTCCGTTTGCACACCCGCCCTACGCCGTGCGGGCGCTGGCGTACCTCAGCGTGGCCCAGTGGGATGGTCTGATTACGGCCTGGCACTACAAATACACTTACCAGCGCCCCGCCCCGGCGCAAGTCGATCCTACCCTGCATTCGGCCTACGCCACGACGGCTCTGCCCGCTTATCCGTCGGAAGGGGCCGTGGTCGCGGTCGTCTCGCAAGCCGTATTGAGCGCCATGTTTCCGTTGGAGAAAGAGTACCTGCGGGCCAAAGCCCAGGAGCACCTGGAAAGTTTGCGGTGGGCCGGAGTCAACGTGGCGAGCGACATCACGGCCGGTCAGCACATCGGCACAGAAATCGCCACCCTCGCGCTGGAACGAGCCGCCACCGACGGGATGAAGTTCGCGCAGTGCTCGCGCGCCGTCTCCGACTCCATCGCGCAGGCGGCCTTCGACCGGTTCGGCTGGAAATGGGAAAACATCGAGGAACCGGCCCGTCCCGTTGGCCTGGCCCCGCTGCTGTGCAACGTCAAGATGTGGAACGTTCCGCACGTGACCGACGTACGACCAGGCCCGCCACCGGCTCCCGGCTCGGCCGAATACGAAGCCAACATCCGTGAACTGATCGACATTGCCGACCACCTGACCGTCGAACAACGGCGGATCGCCAACTTCTGGCAGGACGGGCTGGGCACGTACACACCGCCCGGCCACTGGAACAAGATTGCCAAAGATTTTGTGCTGCAGTACCGCCTGAACCCGCTGCGAACGGCCCGGACGTTTGCGTACCTCAACGAAGCGATGATGGACGCGGGCGTGGCCTGCTGGGATGCCAAGTATTACTACCATTACCCGCGCCCCATCCAGCAGATTCCGGGCTTCAAGACCATTGCGGGCACACCCAATTTTCCCAGCTACACCTCCGGCCACAGTGTATTCTCTGCCGCGGGGGCCGAAGTGCTGGCCTACCTCTTTCCGCCCGAGGCCGACAAAGTTCGCAACTGGGCACTGGAGGCGGCCATTTCGCGGGTGTACGGCGGAATTCACTACCGGTTCGATGCGGAAGTGGGTACCGACATGGGCATTGAAACCGCGGACTATACCCTGGCCAAAGCCCGCACCGACGGAGCCGACTAA